In Felis catus isolate Fca126 chromosome A3, F.catus_Fca126_mat1.0, whole genome shotgun sequence, a single genomic region encodes these proteins:
- the DEFB123 gene encoding beta-defensin 123 codes for MKLLSLTLAALLLLSQVTPGSTQKCWNLHGKCRQKCSRKERIYVYCTNNKLCCVKPKYQPREKLWSSSSKPEAMKTQMKLPSV; via the exons ATGAAGCTCCTCTCGCTGACTCTGGCCGCCCTGCTGCTCCTGTCCCAGGTCACTCCAG GCAGCACCCAAAAATGCTGGAATCTTCACGGCAAATGCCGCCAGAAATGCTCCAGGAAAGAAAGGATCTATGTTTACTGCACAAACAATAAACTGTGCTGTGTGAAGCCCAAGTACCAGCCAAGAGAAAAGCTGTGGTCAAGTTCTTCGAAGCCTGAAGCCATGAAAACACAGATGAAGCTGCCCTCAGTCTGA